GTCGGGGAGGAGAACCGGCCGGTGCGCGAGCGCACCTCCATCTCGTAGTAGCCCGGGTCGTCCCACAACCCCAACGGCATCGGGTGACCGGGCTGCAGGCAGTCCATCACGCACAACGCCACTCCCGAGGAGCTGTGCGCCAGGAACCGGCCCCGGACCACCGGGTCCTGGGTGGCGTGCGCGGCGGGGACCTGCAGCGCCGAGACCGCCACGACCAGGCAGGTGAGCAGCGCACCGAGGCGCCAGGAGGACACAGCGGGCAGAACCATGGGCGACCGTTCGTTCGGGGGCGGACGTCCACCGTAGAGGCGGACAGCGCGCACCGTGGGGTCTTTGCCGTACGAGCACCGGCGCGACGTCGTCCGGTCCAGCGGACCGTCCCTGAGCGCGGAGCCTGACCTGCTCGTCGTCCTGGGTGCGTGGCTCCCCGGGTAGGAGTCGAACCTACGTCGCTAGTCCTGATTCAAAGTCAGGCGGGCCCTGCCGGCAGACCAACCGGGGAATGCGGCCACCACCCTAAGGCCCTGATCGTCGACGGGAGCGGTCGCCTCGGCGTCTCGGGGAGCCGAGCAGCTCGACCTCGATCCACCTGGCGAGATCCTCGGCGCGGTGCCCGGTGTCGGCACAGGCGAACCGGATGACGTCGGGTGCCGGACGACGGCCCCGCGACCGCCACGGCCGCGGGCACGGACGCCGCTGCGCCGGCGCGTCCAGCACCAGCACCACGGCCCGGCCCCGCGGGTCCACCCGCACCACACTGCTGCGATCGCAGCTGGCGCTCCCCCACCGGGACGCGTGCACCACGTGCCGTCCGGTGAGCCACATCGTCTCCTCACTGCGTTGCCCCACGAGGGCGTGGGCGTGCCACCACTGACCCCGCCACGACCGCACCAGCCACCGGGGTCGGGCAGGGCGGACGACGCGACGCCCCGGGGGTGGGGGCGCGCGGGTCTATGGTCGGGGCGTGGACCTGCCCGTGATGCCGCCGGTGCGGCCGATGCTCGCCAAGTCCGTCAAGGGCGTGCCCGATCCCGCCAAGCACGGCGGGCTGTCCTTCGAGCCGAAGTGGGACGGCTTCCGCTGCCTGGTCTTCAAGGACGGCGACGAGGTCGAGCTGACCAGCCGCAACACCAAGCCGCTGACCCGCTACTTCCCCGAGCTCGTGGTCGCCGCGCGCGAGCAGCTGCCCGAGCGCTGCGTGCTCGACGGCGAGGTGTTCGTCGCGCTGCCCACCCCCGACGGCGGCCAGCGCCTGGAGTTCGAGGTGCTGCAGGAGCGCATCCACCCCGCCGCCTCGCGCGTCGACATGCTCTCCGAGAAGACCCCGGCGGGGTTCGTGGCCTTCGACCTGCTCGCCCTGGGCGACGAGTCGTACGTCGACCGGCCCTTCGCCGAGCGCCGCGCCGCCCTCGAGGAGGCGCTGGGGCACCTCTCCGACCCCGGCGCGGGCGGGCCGTGCCACCTGACCCGCACCACCACCGACCCGGCGGTGGCCGAGCAGTGGCTGGAGCAGTTCGAGGGCGCCGGGCTGGACGGCGTGGTGGCCAAGCCGCTCGACGCGGCGTACGCCGAGAACGCGCGCACGATGCTGAAGATCAAGCACGAGCGCACCGCCGACGTGGTGCTGGCCGGGATGCGCGAGCACAAGACCTCCACCCCCGAGCGGCCGCTGCTGGGCAGCCTCCTGCTGGGGCTGTGGACCGAGGGCGACGACGGCCCGGTGCTGCAGCACATCGGGGTGAGCGCCAGCTTCACCGAGAAGCGACGCGCCGAGCTGTGGGAGGAGCTCTCGCCGCTCGCCTGCCCGATCGAGGAGCACCCGTGGGCGCGCTGGCACGAGGGCGCGATCGCCAACCCCGACCGGGTGCCGGGCACCCAGAGCCGGTGGAGCGCCGGCAAGGACCTCTCGTTCGTGCCGCTGCGCCCCGAGCGGGTGATCGAGGTCAAGTACGACCACATGGAGGGTCGCCGCTTCCGCCACACCGCCCACTTCAAGCGCTGGCGCGACGACCGCGACCCGGCCTCCTGCGGCTACGAGCAGCTCGACCAGGTCGTGGGCTACGACCTCGGCGAGGTCCTCGGCCGGGGCTGAGGCTCCCCCCGCCGGGCCCCCGGCGGGACTAGGATGGGCCCATGGCCGACTACGACGTCGTACTGCTGATCGAGAAGGCGCTGAGCGCCTCCGACGCCGTCCAGGTGCGCTCGCTGCACGCCGAGCTGGCCGAGGAGGGCGAGCGGGTCCGGTACCACGTGCTGCTGCCCCTCGAGGACGCCGCCGCGCGTGTCGAGGCCGCCATGGGCTCGCTGTCGGGCGGGGAGATGCTGGCCTCGCCGGCGATGACGATGTCGGAGATCGACCTCGACGCGGTGCGCAAGGACTGCCTCGAGCGCTCGCAGGCCGAGCTGCACACGACCCTCGAGCACCTGCGCCACGCGCACGCCGAGGCGACCGGGCGCATCATCACCGAGCCGCCGGTCGACGCGCTGGCCGCCGAGGTCGCTGCCGTCGACGGCCGCGAGGCCATCGTGCTGACCCGGCCCCACGTGGTCGCCGAGTTCTTCCACCTCGACTGGACCTCGCAGGCCCGGCGCAAGCTGGGCGTGCCGGTCCTGCACCTGCTCGAGCACGAGACCTTCGAGGAGCAGGCCGGCGGGCCCGAGGGGATCAGCGGCGCCTAGAACTCGTAGCCGAAGCGCTGGAGGTCGGCGGCGAACACCTCGGCGACCCGGTCGCGCATCTCCTCGGAGTAGTGCTGGCGGTAGTCGGCGTTGGGGCCGGTGTTGGCGTGCACGGTGGTGCCGGGCCAGGCCAGGCCGAGCCGGTCGAAGACCTCGTGGAGGTCGGCGTCGAAGCGCTCCTGGCGGCCGATGAAGTCGGCCTCGCGCTGCTTGGCGCGCAGGTAGCTGATCTGGGTGCGCTGCAGCTCGCGCTGCTCCTGGGTGCCGCGCAGCACGAACGCCTCGAAGTCGGGGCAGGTCGCGAGCACCCGCTTCCACAGCCGGTTGTGGTCCATCTGGTTGGCGGCCTTCTCGACCCCGGCGGCAGCGTCGGCCTCGGCGCGCTTGATCATCGCCCACCACGAGTAGAGACGGGCCCACGGATTGCGGACGAACCCGAAGATGAAGTACTCCGACAGCTCGGGGTAGGTGCGCAGCGCCGGGCCCAGCCGGGCGTGGCGCCCACCCCCCAGCCCGGGCAGGAACTCGAAGTCGGGCAGCGCCTCCTGCAGCATCCGGTCGATGGTGATCCCACCGGTCTTCTGCACGTGCACGAACAGCACCCGGGAGGAGTGCGAGACCATCATGCGCGCAAAGTACCAGCGGCTCCCCTCACCCGCGGGGCCCCTCGGTGTTACCAAACCCTGGACCGATTGTGGATGACGCGTGCACCCACTCCGGCGGATCTCCTCCTAGTGTTGGGGCACGAGGTCGCCGGGGGGCGACCTCCCCGGTCGGACCGGGGGGTACGCCGCGATTCTGGGGGGAACGCGGACTCACCCCGACCGACCATCGCGTCCGAGAATCCGGGGGGAGACTCGGACGCAGAGACGGGAGCCCGTCCGGTGCAGCTGAGACTCCGCCGGGCGGGCCCTCTCGATTTCGGCCCTCGAGCGGTTCAGTCCTCGACGCGGTTGCCCTCGGCGTCCCAGTGCTCGGCCACCTTCTTGCTCGGCTGCACGCGCGGCGGCTCCCCCGGCATCTTCGGGTGGTCCGGCGGGTAGGGCATCTCGCCCCCGGGCAGCTCCTCGTAGAGGTCGAGCAGCGGCTGGATCGAGAACGCCTCGTCGTCGATGCCGGCCCACGGGTCACCGCTGTCGGCGAGCCGCTCGGGCACGGTGAAGAGGTTCAGGCCGCGCGGGTCGTCGACCTGCGCCAGGTCGGCCCACGCCAGCGGGGTGGAGACCGGGGCGCCGGGCAGCGGGCGCAGCGAGTACGCCGAGGCGATGGTGCGGTCGCGGCAGTTCTGGTTGTAGTCGACGAAGATCCGCTCCCCCCGCTCCTCCTTCCACCACGCCGTGGTCACCTGGTCGTCGCGGCGCTCCAGCGCCCGGCCGAAGCCGATCGCGGCGTGCCGCACGTCGGTGAACTCCCAGCGCGGCTCGATCCGCACGTAGACGTGCACGCCGCGGTTGCCCGACGTCTTCGCGTACGCCGTCAGCCCGAGCTCGGCGAGCAGCTCACGGGCCACGCCGGCCACCCGCACCGCGTCGGCGAAGGTGGTGCCGGGCTGCGGGTCGAGGTCGATGCGCAGCTCGTCGGGGTGGTCGAGGCTGGCCGGGTCGTCGGTGCGGCGCACGGGCCAGGGGTGGAAGGTCAGGGTGCCCATGTGGGCGGCCCACACCGGCACCGCGATCTCGGTCGGGCAGATCTCGTCGGCGGTGCGACCGGAGGGGAAGGTGACGGTCGCGGTCTCCAGGTAGTCGGGCGCCCCCCTGGGCACCCGCTTCTGGTAGAACGCGTCGGCCTTGGAGTCCTGCGGGCCGGTCGCCAGGCGCATCCCCTCGCGCACCCCCGAGGGCCAGCGCTCCAGGGCGGTCGGGCGGTCCCGGAGCGCACGCATCAGCCCGTCCTCGACCGAGGCGACGTACTCGGCGACCATCAGCTTGGTCACCTCGGGCGTGTGCCGGGTCGCCTCGTAGATCACCCGGTCGGGGCTCGAGACGCGCACCGCGCGCCCGCCCGCCTGCACCTCGGCCGCGCTCGCCTTCGCCATGCGCCCACCCTAGGCCGCCGCCGCGACCCGGCCGGTTCGAAAGAGCCGGCTCGGCGGGATATCGCGTGGAGGGGTGGGTGGGGCTGCTCCTAGGGTGTCGGGGTGAGTGAGCCGTACGCCGACCTGACCTTCCGCACCCTCGAGCCCGGCGACGAGGGCGCCGACGCCGCGCTGCTGCGGGGCTGGTTGGAGGGCCTGGCCCGCGGCTTCCACGACGGCCGCAACGACCAGGCCGAGTTCGACCGCTGGCGCAAGCACGCGGGGCGCGACGGGGCGGTGGTGCGCGGCGCCTGGCCCACCGCCCGGGTCGCCGACGGCACGCTGCCGGTCGGCACCTTCGCCAGCTGGGCCGGCGAGCTCAACGTCGGCGGCGGCCGCACGCTCGGGCTGCACATGATCAGCGACGTCACCGTCGCCCCCACCCACCGTCGCCAGGGCCTGCTGCGCCGGCTGATGACCGAGGACCTCGACCACGCGGTCGCGCAGGGCCGTCCGGTGGCGGCGTTGACCGCGACCGAGGGCTCCATCTACGGCCGCTTCGGCTTCGGCCCCGCCGTGCGCGGGCGCCGCGTCGAGATCGACACGGGCCCCCGCTTCGGGCTGCGCGACCTCGACGACCCCGGCAGCCTGGAGATGGCCGAGCCGACCGAGGCGTGGCCGCACGTGCGCGCGGTCTTCGAGCGCCACCTCGGGCGCACCCGCGGCGCGGTCAGCCGGCCCTCGTTCTACGAGATGTTCCTGACCGGCGAGTACGACTGGGACAAGGGTGCTCCCGACAAGATGCTGCGCGCGGTGCTGCACCTCGACCCCGCCGGCGCCGTCGACGGCTACGCCCTCTTCAAGCACAACGGCGACCACCGCAAGGACGCTGCGGTCGAGCTGGTCGACCTGGCCGCCGACACCACGACGGCGTACCTGCGGCTGTGGCGCTTCGTCGCCGACATCGACCTCGTCGAGAAGGTCCGCTGGGGCCGCAGCCCGCTGCTCGACGTCCTGGAGGTCGCGCTCGTCGACCCGCGGGTCGTGACGACCACGGCCCTGCACGACACGCTGTGGGTGCGGGTGCTCGACCTCCCGGTGGCCCTGGAGGCCCGCCCGTGGAGCGCCGACGGAGACGTGGTGCTCGAGGTCGACGACGACCTCGGCCACACCGCCGGGCGCTGGCGGGTCACCACCAGCGCTGGCGCCGCGACCGTGCGGCGCACCGACGACGCGGCCGACGTGCGGCTCTCCGCCGAGACCCTGGGCCACCTCTACCTCGGCGACGTCGACGTGGCACCGCTGGCCGCCGTCGGCCGGGTCACCGGCGCCGCGGCCGGCACCTTCGCGGCGATGGCCGACGGCGGACCGACGCCGTGGTGCACCACCGGGTTCTGACGGGGTCCTGATGGCGCCCGACCCGTCACCGCAGGCCCCGCTGGAGGAGTGGGCCCGCCGCGGCGGGCACTGGCAGGTGGTCGTCTCCACCCCCGAGCGCACCACCGTGGCGCTGCTGACCTGCGACGGCGGCGAGGAGATGGAGCGCGTCGAGGTCGACGGGCCGGCGCTGCACGACTGGCTCGCCGGGCGTACGTCGTCGGCCGACTGAGCCTCGCCGGTCAGAGCACGCCGCGGCCCTTGCGCCGCTCGAAGACCAGCTGGGTCTCGGTCGAGCGCACCACCGGGTGCACGGTGACGTGCTCGAGCACCAGGTCGCGCAGCGCCTCGGGGTCGGCGACGGCGACCAGCAGGTGGAAGTCGTCCTCGCCGGCCACGTGCAGCGCCTGCAGGACGCCCGGCGCCTCGACCAGGGCGTCGTACAGCGTCGTGACGTGCTGCTGGTCGTGGCTGCCCAGGCGCACCTTGATGACCGCCTGCAGCGGGAAGCCCAGCGAGGCGACGTCGACCTGCACGCTGGTGCCGACGATGACGCCGCGGTCGCGCAACGAGCGCACCCGGTAGGCACAGGTCGACTCGGCCACCCCCAGCCGCGAGGCGAGCGCCTTGTTGGTCAGCCGTCCGTCGGCGCCCAGCGCGCGCAGGATGTCGAGGTCGAGGGAGTCCAGGCCGGGGGCGCCCCGGTCAGCGGGTTGTGATCCAGGCAACGCGAGCTCCTCAGGAGGCGGGTGGTCCTGCTTCTTCTGCAACCGAAGCCTCCTTAGGCTACGTCTTCGACAGCGAGGGCGCTCGTACGGTGACTTCTCAGCGAGACTCCCTGCATGCGCCTCGACTCCCTCGCCGTGCACAGCGGCCGCGACGACCTGACCAGCCTCGGCGTGCACGCGCTGCCGCTGGACCTCTCCTCCACCAACCCGCTGCCCGACCTCGACACCGGCGGCGAGTCCTACGAGTCGATGGCCACCGGAGGGCACCCCACCGAGGGCGGCCACGTCTACCAGCGGCTGTGGAACCCGACCGTGGCCCGCTTCGAGACCGCGCTGGCCACCCTCGAGCACGCCGAGTCGGCGGTCGCCTTCGCCTCCGGCATGGCCGCCATGTCGGCCGCGGTGCTCTCGCGCACGATGCTGACCGGCAAGCGCCACGTGGTCGCGGTCCGCCCGATGTACGGCGGCACCGACCACCTGCTCTCCACCGGCCTGCTGGGCACCGAGGTCTCCTGGTGCACCGAGTCCCAGATCGCCGCCACGGTGCGCCCCGACACCGCCCTGGTCGTCGTGGAGACGCCCGCGAACCCGACGCTGGAGCTGCTCGACATCGCCGCGGCCGTGGCCGCCGCCGGCGACGTGCCGGTGCTGGTCGACAACACCTTCGCCACCCCGGTGCTGCAGAACCCGCTCGACCACGGCGCCGCGATGGCGCTGCACAGCGCCACCAAGTACCTCGGCGGCCACGGCGACGTGGTCGGCGGCGTGATCGCCTGCGACGAGGAGACCGCCAACGGGCTGCGCCAGGTGCGCGCGGTGACCGGCGGCATCCTGCACCCGCTCGGCGCCTACCTGCTGCACCGCGGCCTGGCCACCCTGCCGCTGCGGGTGCGCGCCCAGCAGGACGGCGCCCGTCGGCTCGTCGAGTTCCTCCAGGGCCGCGACGAGGTCGCGACCGTGCACTACCCCGGCCTCGACGACCCGCGGGGCCTCGTCGGCACCCAGATGCGCGGCCCCGGCGCGATGGTCGCCATCACCCTGCACGGCGGGTACGACGCCGCCGCCCGGCTCACCTCGTCGGTCTCGCTGTTCACCCACGCGGTGTCGCTGGGCGGCGTCGACTCGCTGGTCCAGCACCCCGCGGCGCTGACCCACCGCCCCGTCGCCGCCCACGCGCGACCCGGCGCGGGCGTCGTACGGCTCTCGGTCGGGCTGGAGGACCCGCTCGACCTGCTCGACGACCTCACCGCCGGGCTGGCCGCCGTCGGGGTGGGCACCCCCACGGCGCCCTCAGTGGCACAGTGGCGCCCGAGCGACCAGACCCGCCAGACCGTCGGCGTCTGACCACCCCCACCGGAGGAGTCCGAGTGACCACGCCCGACCCTGCCCTGCTCCGCGAGGTCTCGCGCCGCGTGCTGTGGCTGGCCACCTCGATCGTCGACGCCGCCAACGCGGGGCGTCCCAACGACAGCGGGGTCAAGGTCGGCGGCCACCAGGCCTCGTCGGCCTCGATGGTCGACATCATGGTGGCGCTGTGGTTCGCCGAGCTCGAGCGCGACGACCGGGTGTCGGTCAAGCCGCACGCCTCGCCGGTGCTGCACGCGCTGAACTACCTGCTCGGCGACCTCGACGAGGCCTACCTGCCGACGCTGCGCGCCAAGGGCGGGCTGCAGTCCTACCCCTCGCGGCTCAAGGACCCCGACACCGTCGACTTCTCCACCGGCTCGGTCGGCATCGGCGCGACCGCGGCGCTGTGGGCGGCGATGTCGCACCGCTACGTCGCCTCGCGCTTCGCCGACGCTCCCCCGGCCGGTCGCTTCGTCAGCCTGCTCGGCGACGCCGAGCTCGACGAGGGCGCGATCTGGGAGGCCGTGGCCGACCCCGCGGTGGCCCGCCTCGGCGAGGTGCTGTGGGTCGTCGACGTCAACCGGCAGTCGCTGGACCGGGTGGTGCCCGAGCTGCAGATCGCGCGGCTGGCCGGCATGTTCGAGGCCGCCGGCTGGCAGGTCGTCACCATCAAGTGGGGCCGCCGCATCAGCGAGCTCTTCGAGCGCCCCGGCGGCGCCGAGCTGCGCACGCGCCTGGAGCAGATGCCCAACGAGGAGTACCAGCGGATGCTGCGCGCCGGCACCGACGAGATCGCCGGGCGGCTGCTGGCCGACTCGGAGGCCTGGTCGCCGTCGGCCGCGCTGCGCGAGCTGGTCGACGCGCTCGACGCCGACGACCTCGCCGAGCTGGTGCGCGACCTCGGCGGCCACGACCTCGGCCTGCTGGTCGACACCTTCGCCGACGTCGACGACCAGCGCCCCACGGTCGTGTTCGCCTACACGATCAAGGGCCGCGGGCTGCCCACCGAGGGCCACCCCAACAACCACTCCGCGCTGCTCACCGCCGACCAGATGGACGCCCTGGCCGAGCGGACCGGCGGCGACCGGTCGGCGCCGTGGTCGCGCTTCGAGGCCGGCAGCGCCGCCGCCGACCTGTGCGAGCAGCGCGCCGCGGCCCTGCGTCGTACGCCGCAGCCGCCGACGACCCCGCTCCCGGTGCCGGTCGCGCTGGGCCACGCCCACAAGCGACCGGTCTCGACCCAGGCGGCCCTGGGCCGACTGCTGGCCGACCTGCACCGCGACGCCCCCGCGGTGGCCGCGCGCGTGGTCACCTGCAGCCCCGACGTGGCCTCCTCGACCAACCTCGGCGGCTGGATCAACAAGGCCGGCGTGTGGTCGGTGGAGGACCGCCGCGACTGGTTCGCCGACGACACCGAGCGGCTGCTGCGCTGGTCGGAGCACCAGGACGGCCAGCACATCGAGCTCGGCATCGCCGAGGTCAACCTGGTCTCGCTGCTCGGCGAGCTGGGCGCGACCTGGTCGCGCTGGGGCGAGCGGCTGATCCCGATCGCCACCATCTACGACCCGTTCGTCTCGCGCGCGCTCGAGCCGTGGTCCTACGGCATCTACTCCGGCGGTCAGTCGATCCTGGTCGGCACCCCCTCGGGCGTCACGCTCGCCCCCGAGGGCGGCGCGCACCAGTCGATCACCACCCCGTCGATCGGGCTGGAGCAGCCGGGCTGCACCGCCTGGGAGCCGGCCTTCGCGCAGGACCTGGAGTGGTGCTTCCTGGCCGCGATGGACTCGGTCGGGGTGCCCGGTGGCACGTCGTCGTACTTCCGGCTCTCCACGCGCCCCCTCGACCCGACGCTGGCCGAGCTGCCCGACGACCCGGCGCTGGTCGAGCGCCGCCGCCGCCAGGCGGTCGCCGGCGGCTACCGGCTGCCCGCCGAGCACGCGCCAACCGAGGAGCAGGTGACGCTGGTCGGCGTCGGCGCGATCATGCCCGAGGTGGTGGCCGCGGCCGAGAGCCTGCGCGGGCAGGGCGTGCGCGCCGGCGTGGTCTGCCTGACCAGCCCCGACCTGGTCTTCCGCTCCTTCCAGCAGCGCGGCCGCCGTGGCGGCGGCACCGGCGGCGACGTCCTCGCCGAGCTGCTGCCCGCCTCGGCCCCGGCGCCGCTGGTGACCGTGCTCGACGGGCACCCGCACACGCTGTCGTTCCTCGCCGGCGCACGCGGCGACCGGATCCGCTGCCTGGGCGTCGAGGAGTTCGGGCAGTCCTCCGGTCTCGCCGACGCCTACCGGCTGCACGGCCTCGACGTGGCGGCGATCGTCGACGCGGCGCTGGGCCTGGTGGAGTGACGGCGCTCGGTCCGCTGGCCCTGGCCCCGCTCACCCGCGACCAGGCGGTCGAGGTGTGCACCTGGCGCTACCCGGCGCCGTACGACTGCTACGACATGACCGACGCCGACCCCGACGAGCTCGCCGACCCCGCGTCGGGGTTCCACGCGCTGACCGCAGGCGGACGGCTCATCGGCTTCCGCTCGTTCGGCCCCGACGGGCGGGTGCCGGGCTGGGCGTACGACGACACGGCGCTCGACACCGGCGGCGGGCTGCACCCCGACCTGGTCGGGCAGGGCCTCGGCCGCGAGGCGATCCGCGCCGGCCTGACGTACGGCCGCTCGCGGTTCGCCCCGACGGCGTACCGGATGACGGTGGCGGGCTTCAACGAGCGCGCACTGCGGGTGGTGCGGTCACTCGGCTTCGAGCGGGTCGGGCGGTTCCGCGCCCCGACCGGTGTCCGGTACGAGGTCCTGGTGCGGCCCGAGCGCTGAGCCGGGTCGTGGTCCGGGTCGTGGTCCGGGTCGTGGTCCGGGTCGTGTGCCTGAGGACGCGCCAGAGCGCGGCCAGGGGCCACGACCGGGACCACGACCCAGGCCACGACTCAGGCCACGACCCTCAGAGCAGCGAGTTGGGCTGGAACGTCGGTCGCCGGTCGTCAGCGCCCGCGACCGGCCGTACGAACTCGAAGCCCGCGGTCAGGACCACCTGCAGCTCCGGCGAGTCGGCGGCGAGCCCCCGCGCGCACTCCTCGTGCAGCGGTGGGGCGTGGAAGGCGTTGCGGGCGACCTCGTCGGTGTCCCCCACGAACGCCACCGGACGCCCCAACGAGGCCGCGCAGGCGCCGCAGATCCGGCTCAGCGCGCACTGGGTGACCCGCGACCCCACGAGCACGGGTCGACCCTGCTCGTCGGGCTCCCACGCGAAGGGCGCCGTACGCGCGTCGACGTCGCGGGACAGCCCGCGGATCACGAGGCCCGCCCGGTGCCCGAGCGCGACCACCCGCCGAGCTCGGAGCGGCGCGGCGGCAGCTCGGCGTCGGACTTGCGGCCCTTGTCGACCGGCGGCGCCTCGGCGGCGGCGGGACGGTCCGGCGGCTGCGGCGGGGAGTCGGAGGAGGTGAACCGGTTGGGCAGCGAGAGCTTCATGATCGTGCGCAGCGCCTGGCCGTACTGCCGGTGCAACGGCCCCACCGTGTACGGCAGGTCGTACTTGTCGCACAGCGCCCGCACCCGCTCGGAGATCTCGGCGTACCGGTTGCTGGGCAGGTCAGGGAAGAGGTGGTGCTCGATCTGGAAGCCGAGGTTGCCCGACAGGATGTGCAGCAGCGGGCCGCCCTCGAAGTTGGCCGCGCCCAGGATCTGGCGCAGGTACCACTCGGCGCGCGTCTCGTCCTCGAGCTCCTCCTCGGTGAAGTGCATCGCCCCGTCGGGGAAGTGCCCGCAGAAGATGATCACGTACGACCACAGGTTGCGCGCCAGGTTGGCGGTGGCGTTGGCCTTCATCGTGGTGCGCCAGTGCGGCCCCGACAGCGCCGGGTAGACGACGTAGTCCTTGAGCGCCTGGTTGCGGCCCTTGCGCCAGATCTGCTTGAGCTGGCGCTTCATCTCCGCAGGATCCTTCTCGCCCTTGCGGATCTTCTCCAGGTCGAGGTCGTGCAGCGCCACGCCCCACTGGAAGAGCGAGGCCAGCAGCGCGTTGTAGACCGGCTGGCCCAGGTTGGCGGGGTTCCAGCGCTGCTCGCGCGCCATCCGCAGCACGCCGTAGCCGATGTCGTTGTCGTAGCCGAGCACGTTGGTGAACTGGTGGTGGATGTAGTTGTGCGAGTGCTTCCACTGCTCGGCGGGCTGGGCGGTGTCCCACTCCCAGTTGGAGGAGTGGATCTCGGGGTCGTTCATCCAGTCCCACTGCCCGTGCATGACGTTGTGGCCGATCTCCATGTTCTCGAGGATCTTGGCCAGGCCCAGCATGGTGGCGCCGGCGACCGCGCCCGGCACCCGCGCCCTCCTCGAGTGGCAGGTGGTCATCAGCGTGACCCGGCCGGCGGCGGCCAAGCCGCGCTGCACCCGGATCATCCGGTTGATGTACGCCGCGTCGGCGGCGCCGCGCGACTCCTCGACGTCGGCGCGGATCCGGTCGAGCTCGCGACCGATCTGCTCGACCTCGTCGTCGGTGAGGTGGGTGTACTCCTGGACGTCGGCGATCGCCATGTCGTCTCCTCGGTGCTGGTGCTGGAGCGGTTCGGGGGGGGTGTCTCAGATGTCGATGACGCAGTCGCCGACGGCGGCGGTCACGCAGGTCTGCACCTGCTCGTTCGGCTGGGCGTACTCCTCGCCGTTGCGCAGGTCGCGCACCGTGCCGGAGACGAGGGTCAGGGTGCAGGTGTGGCAGATGCCCATCCGGCAGCCGTAGGGCATCCCGACCCCGGCCTGCTCGCCGGCCTCGAGGACGGTCGTGGCCCCGTCGACCTCGGCCTCCTTGCCGGAGTTCTGGAAGCGGATGCGACCGCCCTCTCCCCCGTCACCGCCCAGCTCGAGGGTGAAGCGCTCGAGGTGCAGCCGCTCCTCGAGCCCCGCGGCCTCGTAGTGCGCGGCCACGGCGTCGAGCATCGGGCCGGGCCCACAGGCCCAGGTCTCGCGCTCGCGCCAGTCGGGGCAGACCGCGTCGAGGCCGCGCTCGCGGTCACCGACCTCGAGGATGCCGTCGGTGTCGGTGTGCAGGCGGTGCACGACCAGGCCCTCGTGGGCCTCCTCCAGCCGGGCCAGCTCGTCGCGGAAGATCATCCGCTCGGGGGTCGGCGAGGAGTAGTGCAGGACCACGTCGGGCATCGTGGCGCGCCGGTCGAGAGTGCGCAGCATCGCCATCACCGGCGTGATGCCGGACCCGCCGACCAGGAAGAGCAGCCGCGGCGGTGGCGGGTCGGGCAGCACGAAGTCGCCCTC
The Nocardioides marinisabuli genome window above contains:
- a CDS encoding trans-sulfuration enzyme family protein, with protein sequence MRLDSLAVHSGRDDLTSLGVHALPLDLSSTNPLPDLDTGGESYESMATGGHPTEGGHVYQRLWNPTVARFETALATLEHAESAVAFASGMAAMSAAVLSRTMLTGKRHVVAVRPMYGGTDHLLSTGLLGTEVSWCTESQIAATVRPDTALVVVETPANPTLELLDIAAAVAAAGDVPVLVDNTFATPVLQNPLDHGAAMALHSATKYLGGHGDVVGGVIACDEETANGLRQVRAVTGGILHPLGAYLLHRGLATLPLRVRAQQDGARRLVEFLQGRDEVATVHYPGLDDPRGLVGTQMRGPGAMVAITLHGGYDAAARLTSSVSLFTHAVSLGGVDSLVQHPAALTHRPVAAHARPGAGVVRLSVGLEDPLDLLDDLTAGLAAVGVGTPTAPSVAQWRPSDQTRQTVGV
- a CDS encoding GNAT family N-acetyltransferase — translated: MSEPYADLTFRTLEPGDEGADAALLRGWLEGLARGFHDGRNDQAEFDRWRKHAGRDGAVVRGAWPTARVADGTLPVGTFASWAGELNVGGGRTLGLHMISDVTVAPTHRRQGLLRRLMTEDLDHAVAQGRPVAALTATEGSIYGRFGFGPAVRGRRVEIDTGPRFGLRDLDDPGSLEMAEPTEAWPHVRAVFERHLGRTRGAVSRPSFYEMFLTGEYDWDKGAPDKMLRAVLHLDPAGAVDGYALFKHNGDHRKDAAVELVDLAADTTTAYLRLWRFVADIDLVEKVRWGRSPLLDVLEVALVDPRVVTTTALHDTLWVRVLDLPVALEARPWSADGDVVLEVDDDLGHTAGRWRVTTSAGAATVRRTDDAADVRLSAETLGHLYLGDVDVAPLAAVGRVTGAAAGTFAAMADGGPTPWCTTGF
- a CDS encoding sulfotransferase family 2 domain-containing protein; this encodes MMVSHSSRVLFVHVQKTGGITIDRMLQEALPDFEFLPGLGGGRHARLGPALRTYPELSEYFIFGFVRNPWARLYSWWAMIKRAEADAAAGVEKAANQMDHNRLWKRVLATCPDFEAFVLRGTQEQRELQRTQISYLRAKQREADFIGRQERFDADLHEVFDRLGLAWPGTTVHANTGPNADYRQHYSEEMRDRVAEVFAADLQRFGYEF
- a CDS encoding ATP-dependent DNA ligase — protein: MDLPVMPPVRPMLAKSVKGVPDPAKHGGLSFEPKWDGFRCLVFKDGDEVELTSRNTKPLTRYFPELVVAAREQLPERCVLDGEVFVALPTPDGGQRLEFEVLQERIHPAASRVDMLSEKTPAGFVAFDLLALGDESYVDRPFAERRAALEEALGHLSDPGAGGPCHLTRTTTDPAVAEQWLEQFEGAGLDGVVAKPLDAAYAENARTMLKIKHERTADVVLAGMREHKTSTPERPLLGSLLLGLWTEGDDGPVLQHIGVSASFTEKRRAELWEELSPLACPIEEHPWARWHEGAIANPDRVPGTQSRWSAGKDLSFVPLRPERVIEVKYDHMEGRRFRHTAHFKRWRDDRDPASCGYEQLDQVVGYDLGEVLGRG
- a CDS encoding Lrp/AsnC family transcriptional regulator, which translates into the protein MQKKQDHPPPEELALPGSQPADRGAPGLDSLDLDILRALGADGRLTNKALASRLGVAESTCAYRVRSLRDRGVIVGTSVQVDVASLGFPLQAVIKVRLGSHDQQHVTTLYDALVEAPGVLQALHVAGEDDFHLLVAVADPEALRDLVLEHVTVHPVVRSTETQLVFERRKGRGVL
- a CDS encoding DNA polymerase domain-containing protein, yielding MAKASAAEVQAGGRAVRVSSPDRVIYEATRHTPEVTKLMVAEYVASVEDGLMRALRDRPTALERWPSGVREGMRLATGPQDSKADAFYQKRVPRGAPDYLETATVTFPSGRTADEICPTEIAVPVWAAHMGTLTFHPWPVRRTDDPASLDHPDELRIDLDPQPGTTFADAVRVAGVARELLAELGLTAYAKTSGNRGVHVYVRIEPRWEFTDVRHAAIGFGRALERRDDQVTTAWWKEERGERIFVDYNQNCRDRTIASAYSLRPLPGAPVSTPLAWADLAQVDDPRGLNLFTVPERLADSGDPWAGIDDEAFSIQPLLDLYEELPGGEMPYPPDHPKMPGEPPRVQPSKKVAEHWDAEGNRVED